One stretch of Alcaligenes faecalis DNA includes these proteins:
- a CDS encoding ArnT family glycosyltransferase: MSSSLIPTSTPARLTATAAVKLPRLVLLVVGTIYILAGLFFRDPWKADDVIGLATMLTALSDPSGQALLLPQVGDLAHAQDGPLTTWLGALFITLFAPLLKLFTSELNANIVASRLPNLLWFGTLAASVWHSAYWLARRPEAQPLRLPFGGEPSPTAYGRMIADATLLLTVATVGILWRMHETSEVPAIIAFQALALYSLVRMFDRPASGAILLGLSLGACFLTRGWLGAGPIMLGTVLCFIPRGPLRQHSQWLALSAVLTLAIIMAWWIPAKRVSVYWTEQWRLWHLAAWGWAGFKEQLNNLRDLLWFLWPTWPLAVLALWQWRNWFKAPHIYVPTISLLVPLLSLLFIRDAFEPEYALLVVPCAILAAFSLPTLRRGVVNTLDWFAIMCFSLTATTVWLGWIAQQTGWPRQISHNIARQTQGYDTFISWPVMIIAALGTLAWIALVRWRLSTNPPGLLRGTVLSAGGLITTWLLLVTLWMPSLDYVRSYRDVSGELSAALHEHRQPGECLRSWGLGSGQRASFLVFNNININFDNRCSLVLEQFSLRDLQDGKAPIPDNAVQLWQGKRGPDRHEAFRLLRVQAQ, from the coding sequence GTGTCATCCAGCCTCATACCCACCTCCACCCCTGCCCGCCTGACTGCTACCGCTGCCGTCAAACTTCCCCGACTGGTCCTGCTTGTTGTAGGGACTATTTACATTCTTGCGGGTCTGTTTTTCCGTGATCCCTGGAAGGCAGACGATGTCATCGGGCTTGCAACCATGCTTACCGCTTTGTCTGATCCCAGCGGTCAGGCCTTGCTGTTGCCGCAGGTGGGCGATCTGGCGCATGCCCAGGATGGGCCGCTGACCACCTGGCTGGGTGCCCTGTTCATTACGCTGTTTGCGCCGCTGCTCAAACTGTTTACCTCCGAGCTGAACGCCAATATTGTGGCGTCCCGCCTGCCCAACCTGCTGTGGTTCGGCACGCTGGCAGCGTCGGTCTGGCACAGCGCTTATTGGCTGGCCCGTCGTCCTGAAGCTCAACCGCTGCGCCTGCCCTTTGGGGGCGAGCCCTCGCCCACGGCCTATGGGCGCATGATTGCCGATGCCACCTTGCTGCTGACGGTGGCTACGGTCGGCATTCTCTGGCGCATGCACGAAACCTCGGAAGTGCCGGCCATCATCGCCTTCCAGGCACTGGCCCTGTACAGCCTGGTGCGCATGTTTGACCGTCCGGCTTCCGGTGCGATCCTGCTGGGCCTGTCTTTGGGTGCCTGCTTCCTGACCCGTGGCTGGCTGGGCGCTGGCCCCATCATGCTGGGCACCGTGCTGTGCTTCATTCCACGCGGCCCCTTGCGCCAGCACAGCCAATGGCTGGCCCTGAGCGCCGTGCTGACACTGGCCATCATCATGGCCTGGTGGATTCCCGCCAAGCGCGTCAGTGTGTACTGGACTGAACAGTGGCGTCTGTGGCATCTGGCTGCCTGGGGATGGGCCGGTTTCAAAGAACAACTGAATAATCTGCGCGACTTGCTGTGGTTCCTCTGGCCCACCTGGCCTTTGGCAGTGCTGGCGCTGTGGCAATGGCGCAACTGGTTCAAGGCCCCGCATATTTATGTACCGACCATCAGCCTGCTGGTCCCGCTACTGAGCCTGCTGTTTATCCGCGATGCCTTCGAGCCTGAATACGCCTTGCTGGTCGTGCCCTGCGCCATCCTGGCGGCTTTCTCGCTACCTACCTTGCGTCGTGGCGTAGTCAATACGCTGGATTGGTTTGCCATCATGTGCTTCTCGCTGACGGCAACCACGGTCTGGCTGGGCTGGATTGCGCAGCAAACCGGCTGGCCTCGTCAGATTTCGCACAATATCGCTCGCCAGACTCAAGGTTATGACACCTTTATCTCCTGGCCGGTGATGATTATTGCTGCGCTGGGCACACTGGCCTGGATCGCACTGGTGCGCTGGCGCCTGTCCACCAACCCGCCAGGACTGCTGCGTGGCACAGTCTTGTCCGCCGGTGGTCTGATTACAACCTGGCTCTTGCTGGTTACCCTGTGGATGCCCTCGCTGGACTACGTACGTAGCTACCGGGACGTATCGGGCGAACTGTCCGCGGCCCTGCACGAACACAGGCAGCCCGGCGAGTGCCTGCGCTCCTGGGGCCTGGGCTCGGGACAACGCGCCTCCTTCCTGGTGTTCAACAACATCAATATCAATTTCGACAACCGCTGCTCTTTGGTGCTGGAACAGTTCTCCCTGCGCGACCTGCAAGATGGCAAGGCCCCCATTCCTGACAATGCGGTCCAGCTCTGGCAAGGTAAACGCGGGCCAGATCGTCACGAGGCTTTCCGTCTGCTGCGAGTGCAAGCTCAGTAA
- a CDS encoding FKBP-type peptidyl-prolyl cis-trans isomerase — protein sequence MSNSASSELGIVRQDSYLTLHYRIELASGPAAGSVFADTFTGRPATLQLGNGQWAPGMEEKLLGHREDERFQLDITPEDAYGARNPDLLQRITREMLASNAAEGVEFVPGDMVEFAAPNGSRYSGVLKEIDDKTALFDFNHPLAGVALRLDVHILGIL from the coding sequence GTGAGTAACTCTGCTAGTTCCGAGCTTGGAATTGTCCGTCAGGATTCCTACCTGACTTTGCACTATCGTATAGAGCTGGCCAGCGGCCCGGCGGCAGGCTCTGTGTTTGCGGATACCTTTACGGGCCGCCCGGCGACCTTGCAACTGGGCAATGGTCAGTGGGCCCCTGGCATGGAAGAGAAATTGCTGGGCCACCGTGAAGACGAGCGCTTTCAGCTCGACATCACCCCGGAGGATGCCTACGGCGCCCGTAACCCGGATCTCCTGCAGCGCATTACTCGTGAAATGCTGGCCAGCAATGCCGCCGAAGGCGTGGAGTTCGTGCCCGGTGATATGGTGGAGTTTGCTGCCCCTAATGGCAGCCGCTATTCGGGCGTGCTCAAGGAAATCGACGACAAGACCGCCTTGTTCGATTTCAACCATCCTTTGGCCGGTGTGGCCTTGCGCCTGGATGTTCATATTTTGGGGATTCTGTAA
- a CDS encoding MFS transporter gives MSSKQQTLPADTGQAQASSTANNHTVQQQLENSLETIGVTNSHRKVLALILLGVLFDVLEQNAVGLVGPLLQQHWGLTPRDVGFLNTLTFAAAALGRLLSGYIADHYGRRVMLTINLALFTLGALICALAPSYWVLGLGRMIVGFGLGGEISIAVTMLAEFCSSRFRGTAVGTINVAGGGLGNMLAPAFGLLVFTLFPGPESWRWVFGLLVMPAFMVLFYRRYIPETPRFLVSQGRIDEANQVLNILASGKLGRHVANPYPYLHSGPQAQKAERVRLSEIFQGPLAMRTLVTGIAVCMTYGAQLTVLTLMPTLLVEQGHSLVKSYTFTILMQSGSLLGALTASYLGSRVPRKRVFTYGALLACASGLAFGFLSFNIYLVLLFGAAFQFCVLLLNTTIWIFSPELYPTRVRAFGTAFILALGTLAGAFIPTLSGWVLEGYGVAGMFTLMAGMYVTFAAVLQLAPETFGRPLDT, from the coding sequence ATGTCTAGCAAGCAACAAACCTTGCCAGCCGACACCGGGCAGGCACAGGCCAGTTCTACGGCCAACAATCATACGGTTCAGCAGCAACTGGAAAACTCGCTGGAAACCATAGGCGTCACCAACTCGCACCGCAAAGTGCTGGCCCTGATTTTGCTGGGCGTGCTGTTTGACGTGCTGGAGCAAAATGCCGTGGGCCTGGTCGGCCCGCTGCTACAGCAACACTGGGGGCTGACGCCGCGTGATGTCGGGTTTCTGAACACCCTGACCTTCGCCGCTGCCGCTCTGGGGCGCTTGCTATCGGGCTATATCGCGGACCACTACGGTCGCCGTGTCATGCTGACCATCAACCTGGCCCTGTTCACGCTGGGCGCGCTGATCTGCGCCCTTGCCCCCAGCTACTGGGTACTGGGCCTGGGTCGCATGATTGTGGGCTTTGGTCTGGGTGGCGAGATCTCGATTGCCGTCACCATGCTGGCCGAATTCTGCTCCTCGCGCTTTCGCGGCACGGCCGTCGGCACGATCAACGTCGCCGGTGGCGGTTTGGGCAATATGTTGGCCCCGGCCTTCGGCTTGTTGGTCTTTACCCTCTTTCCCGGCCCTGAAAGCTGGCGCTGGGTATTTGGCCTGCTGGTCATGCCTGCCTTCATGGTGTTGTTCTATCGTCGCTACATTCCTGAAACACCCCGTTTTCTGGTGTCGCAAGGGCGTATTGACGAGGCCAATCAGGTTCTGAATATTCTGGCCTCGGGCAAGCTGGGCCGCCACGTTGCCAATCCCTATCCTTATTTGCACAGCGGCCCGCAAGCACAAAAAGCAGAGCGGGTACGTTTGAGCGAGATTTTCCAAGGCCCGCTGGCCATGCGCACTCTGGTGACCGGCATTGCCGTGTGCATGACCTACGGCGCGCAGCTGACAGTTCTGACCCTGATGCCGACCCTGCTGGTGGAGCAAGGCCACTCTTTGGTGAAAAGCTATACCTTCACGATCCTGATGCAGTCGGGCAGCCTGCTGGGGGCCTTGACCGCCTCTTACCTGGGCTCCCGTGTGCCTCGCAAACGCGTCTTCACCTATGGAGCCTTGCTGGCCTGCGCCAGCGGTCTGGCCTTTGGCTTCCTGAGCTTCAATATCTACCTGGTACTGCTGTTCGGCGCAGCCTTCCAGTTCTGCGTGCTTCTGTTGAACACCACGATCTGGATTTTCTCCCCCGAGCTGTATCCCACCCGCGTCCGCGCCTTTGGCACCGCCTTCATTCTGGCGCTGGGCACCTTGGCGGGCGCATTTATTCCTACGCTTAGCGGCTGGGTGCTGGAAGGCTATGGTGTAGCCGGCATGTTCACCTTGATGGCGGGCATGTATGTCACCTTTGCCGCTGTCCTGCAGCTGGCGCCCGAAACCTTCGGTCGCCCTCTGGATACCTGA
- a CDS encoding MATE family efflux transporter, producing MSSVFHHNWKGQAGQILRQAWPVLVGSWAGIAFGVLDTVMVGHSSPIDLQAMGLGVSIYITVFIGLMGVIHALIPIIAQQFGARRLTEVGRWWGQGVWLALLLTLIGTLALAFPNIWLSWSGDLSPEVHDRVTWYLRSLILALPASLVFRTIYCLGTATSRPKAVMLINLFSVAFKALFNWMLIFGKFGLPAMGAVGSGLATTVVSWLMLAAGLWLLRTDRFYKPFSLRLGLPSWAAQKELLRLGLPMGGSYLIEICAFSFMALLVAREGVFASGAHQIMANLAAVCFMVPMAVGVAAASVSAQAIGAGQYHRARHVGMLSLGIVLAGVTLTISLLVLLRPTLANAYTDDADVALRALLLLQLLPFFHFCDAFQCLISYLLRAYKVAFVPMLLQFFALSVLGLGGGWWLGFGPAAGSLEGVIQWLAPGAPVGAASLWTMSSLGLGASALLLLFWYSHILRIYNPARRKTRVSQ from the coding sequence ATGTCCTCCGTGTTTCATCACAACTGGAAAGGCCAGGCAGGTCAGATCCTGCGCCAGGCCTGGCCTGTGCTGGTCGGCTCCTGGGCGGGTATCGCCTTCGGGGTGCTGGATACCGTTATGGTCGGCCACAGCAGTCCCATCGACTTGCAGGCCATGGGCCTGGGCGTCTCCATTTACATCACCGTCTTTATTGGCTTGATGGGCGTCATCCACGCCCTGATCCCCATCATTGCGCAGCAATTTGGCGCGCGCCGCCTGACTGAAGTGGGTCGCTGGTGGGGGCAAGGCGTGTGGCTGGCCCTTTTGCTGACCCTGATCGGCACCCTGGCGCTGGCCTTTCCCAATATATGGCTAAGCTGGTCGGGCGATTTGAGCCCTGAAGTTCACGACCGGGTGACCTGGTATTTGCGCAGCCTGATTCTGGCCCTGCCCGCCTCCCTGGTATTCCGAACGATTTATTGTCTGGGCACGGCCACCTCCCGCCCCAAGGCTGTCATGCTGATCAATCTGTTCAGCGTAGCCTTCAAAGCTCTGTTCAACTGGATGCTGATTTTCGGGAAATTCGGTTTGCCAGCCATGGGGGCTGTGGGCTCGGGTTTGGCGACTACAGTAGTTTCCTGGCTAATGCTGGCCGCAGGTCTGTGGCTGCTGCGTACGGATCGCTTCTACAAGCCCTTTAGCTTGCGACTGGGTCTGCCTAGCTGGGCGGCACAGAAAGAACTGCTGCGTCTGGGCCTGCCTATGGGCGGCTCTTACCTGATCGAGATCTGCGCCTTCAGCTTCATGGCTTTGCTGGTGGCCCGCGAAGGGGTGTTTGCTTCTGGTGCGCATCAGATCATGGCCAATCTGGCAGCCGTGTGCTTTATGGTGCCCATGGCCGTGGGTGTTGCCGCGGCATCGGTCAGCGCTCAGGCCATTGGTGCGGGGCAGTATCACCGTGCCCGCCATGTTGGGATGCTAAGTCTGGGGATTGTGCTGGCCGGGGTCACGCTGACGATCAGCCTGCTGGTTCTGCTGCGTCCAACCTTGGCCAATGCCTATACCGACGATGCCGACGTGGCCCTGCGCGCCCTGCTCTTGCTGCAACTGCTGCCCTTCTTCCACTTCTGCGATGCATTCCAGTGCCTGATTTCCTATCTGCTGCGCGCCTATAAAGTGGCTTTTGTTCCCATGCTGCTGCAGTTCTTTGCCCTGAGCGTGCTGGGTCTGGGCGGTGGCTGGTGGTTAGGGTTTGGACCTGCTGCCGGATCGTTGGAAGGAGTGATTCAGTGGCTGGCTCCGGGTGCACCTGTGGGTGCAGCCAGCTTGTGGACCATGTCCAGCCTGGGCCTGGGGGCTTCGGCCTTGCTGCTGCTGTTCTGGTACAGCCATATTCTGCGTATCTACAATCCGGCCAGGCGCAAGACGCGGGTGTCCCAATAA
- the radC gene encoding RadC family protein, translating into MATSTLRRQGPRERMLAHGPACLSTPELLGIVLRTGTRGRNAVELGQMLLEHFNGLKGLLSADASALRQLDGIGPAKCSELLVIRELQRRCALESLTDLPLLNQADKVREYCLAHIGHLPVEHCLALFLDNQLRLICAEEISRGTVNQASVYPREILRAALRHHSCAIILAHNHPSGAAYPSASDIRLTRHIRQALALVDIRLLDHIIVTPSQTVSMAERGDL; encoded by the coding sequence ATGGCCACATCCACTTTACGCCGCCAAGGGCCCCGTGAGCGCATGTTGGCGCACGGCCCTGCCTGCCTGAGCACCCCGGAACTGCTGGGTATTGTCCTGCGCACCGGGACGCGTGGGCGCAATGCTGTCGAGCTGGGCCAGATGTTGCTTGAACATTTTAACGGACTCAAAGGATTATTATCGGCCGATGCGTCTGCCCTGCGTCAGCTGGACGGAATCGGCCCGGCCAAATGCTCGGAACTGTTGGTTATCCGGGAACTGCAACGCCGCTGTGCCCTGGAATCGCTGACGGACCTGCCTTTGCTGAATCAGGCAGACAAGGTGCGCGAATATTGTCTTGCCCATATTGGACATTTGCCCGTGGAGCACTGCCTGGCCCTGTTTCTGGACAATCAGCTGCGACTGATCTGCGCCGAGGAAATCAGCCGGGGCACAGTCAACCAGGCCTCGGTCTACCCCCGGGAGATCTTGCGCGCAGCCCTGCGTCACCACAGCTGCGCCATTATTCTGGCGCACAACCACCCTTCAGGCGCAGCCTATCCCAGCGCTTCCGATATCCGGCTCACGCGGCACATACGTCAGGCGCTGGCTTTGGTGGATATCCGTTTGCTGGATCACATTATTGTTACGCCCAGCCAGACCGTCTCCATGGCCGAGCGCGGGGATCTGTAA
- a CDS encoding MurR/RpiR family transcriptional regulator, producing the protein MSDPAVKSFVGRVRDILHDLSPSERRLAEFALDFPGDLAGYTASELASLANVSNATVTRFIRRLGYSNYEAARKQVRSEKKAGSPLLLAATETEAERSLATHLQQSQNNLASTYRRIPDSLLKEIAQAMLGARKVWVLGFRSSHALANYFRWQLLQIVPEAQLIPGPGETMGEHLAGIHADDVVVMFALRRRVRNMEQLIGQMAQLNPNVLHITDQLSPEKSACRWTLRCDVQSPGVLDNHVAVIGLCHLILSQVMDQAGPAGRRHLGLVEAFHDSFLEL; encoded by the coding sequence ATGTCTGATCCCGCCGTGAAGTCCTTTGTTGGACGCGTACGTGACATTCTTCACGATCTATCCCCATCAGAGCGACGTCTGGCGGAATTTGCCCTGGATTTTCCGGGAGATCTGGCCGGCTACACCGCCTCAGAGCTGGCTTCGCTGGCCAATGTGTCCAATGCAACGGTTACCCGCTTTATTCGACGCCTGGGCTATAGCAATTACGAAGCCGCCCGCAAGCAAGTGCGCTCCGAAAAGAAGGCAGGCTCGCCCCTGCTGCTGGCCGCGACCGAGACAGAGGCCGAGCGCTCGCTGGCCACGCATTTGCAGCAAAGCCAGAACAATCTGGCCTCTACCTATAGACGCATTCCCGATTCGCTGCTGAAAGAAATCGCCCAGGCCATGCTGGGCGCGCGGAAAGTGTGGGTACTGGGATTTCGATCCAGCCATGCTCTGGCCAATTACTTTCGCTGGCAGTTGCTGCAAATCGTCCCTGAGGCCCAACTGATTCCCGGTCCTGGCGAGACCATGGGGGAGCATCTGGCCGGTATACATGCCGACGATGTGGTGGTGATGTTTGCCCTGCGTCGCCGGGTACGCAATATGGAGCAGCTGATTGGGCAAATGGCGCAACTGAACCCGAATGTGCTGCACATCACTGACCAGCTCAGCCCGGAAAAAAGCGCCTGTCGCTGGACCCTGCGCTGTGATGTGCAATCGCCCGGTGTGCTGGATAACCACGTGGCGGTGATCGGGCTGTGCCATTTGATCCTGAGCCAGGTGATGGATCAGGCCGGACCTGCCGGGCGTCGTCATCTGGGTCTGGTGGAGGCTTTCCACGACAGCTTTCTGGAGCTGTAG
- a CDS encoding type B 50S ribosomal protein L31, whose protein sequence is MKEGIHPEYRDVVFLDLQTGNSFITRSTVQTRETTEKDGKTYPLFKCDVTSESHPFYTGAQTRIVETGRVEKFRARFARTAGTVKKGE, encoded by the coding sequence ATGAAAGAAGGCATTCACCCAGAATACCGTGACGTGGTGTTTCTGGACCTGCAAACGGGCAACTCCTTTATCACCCGTTCCACTGTCCAGACTCGCGAAACCACCGAAAAAGACGGTAAGACCTACCCACTGTTCAAGTGTGACGTGACGTCCGAGTCGCACCCCTTCTACACGGGCGCTCAAACCCGTATCGTGGAAACTGGCCGCGTTGAAAAATTCCGCGCCCGTTTTGCCCGTACGGCTGGTACCGTCAAGAAAGGCGAATAA
- a CDS encoding MFS transporter, whose protein sequence is MTSSTLADGAQASSASKQELDQIYKKVMWRILPFIFLLWMLAWIDRLNIGFAKLQMQPELGFSETVYGIGAGIFFLGYFFFEVPSNWLLLRIGARKTLARIAFGWGLICVLMMFTKTAAYFYVMRFLLGAFEAGFQPGVLLFLTFWFPAHRRAKAFAVFISASAVASVVGAPLAGFIMTRLHGVNDWSGWQWLFLLEGLPTIFAGILAVMFIVDSPEKASWLSQREKDLIKQELVLDAKAAGPREHSFKKALGNADLWTLTLMFFGIVAANSTLAFFAPTLVRSLGPTDPLQVGLLVGLVYVFGAIFQLALGFSADRRREARLHTGIPVIIGAIGLAGVGLFLGNNTTMAFISLIIAVSGTMGCIPVYWQLPNAVLAGSAAAIGVAFINSVANLAGFGAPFMLGALKDASGNFQSGLWIIAALELAVGIWILSFRKRKQVA, encoded by the coding sequence ATGACAAGCAGCACCCTTGCGGACGGAGCCCAGGCTTCATCCGCCAGCAAGCAGGAACTGGATCAGATTTACAAGAAAGTGATGTGGCGCATTTTGCCCTTCATCTTCTTGCTTTGGATGCTGGCCTGGATAGACAGGCTCAATATTGGTTTTGCCAAGCTGCAGATGCAGCCCGAATTGGGGTTTTCCGAAACGGTGTACGGCATAGGTGCCGGGATTTTCTTCCTGGGCTACTTCTTTTTTGAAGTACCCAGCAACTGGTTGCTGCTGCGTATTGGTGCGCGCAAGACCCTGGCCCGCATCGCCTTTGGCTGGGGTCTGATCTGCGTGCTGATGATGTTTACCAAAACAGCCGCCTACTTTTATGTGATGCGCTTTTTACTGGGGGCCTTTGAAGCGGGCTTCCAGCCCGGTGTGCTGCTGTTCCTGACTTTCTGGTTCCCGGCCCATCGCCGTGCCAAAGCCTTTGCGGTCTTTATTTCCGCCTCGGCCGTGGCTTCGGTTGTGGGTGCACCACTGGCCGGTTTCATCATGACGCGCCTGCATGGCGTCAATGACTGGTCGGGCTGGCAATGGCTGTTCCTGCTGGAAGGCCTGCCCACGATTTTCGCGGGCATTCTGGCGGTGATGTTCATTGTGGACAGCCCTGAAAAGGCCAGTTGGTTAAGCCAGCGTGAAAAAGACCTGATCAAGCAGGAGCTGGTACTGGACGCCAAGGCCGCAGGGCCGCGCGAGCACAGCTTCAAGAAAGCCCTGGGCAATGCCGATCTGTGGACTCTGACCCTGATGTTCTTTGGCATCGTGGCCGCCAACTCCACGCTGGCCTTTTTTGCCCCTACCCTGGTGCGCTCGCTGGGCCCGACCGATCCGCTGCAGGTTGGTTTGCTGGTCGGTCTGGTCTATGTCTTTGGGGCGATTTTCCAGCTGGCGCTGGGCTTTAGTGCCGACCGTCGCCGCGAAGCCCGACTGCACACGGGGATTCCGGTCATCATCGGCGCCATCGGTCTGGCTGGCGTGGGTCTGTTCCTGGGTAACAATACGACCATGGCCTTCATCAGCCTGATCATTGCCGTGTCCGGCACCATGGGTTGCATTCCGGTGTACTGGCAATTGCCCAACGCCGTCCTGGCAGGCTCGGCAGCCGCGATTGGCGTGGCCTTCATCAACTCGGTAGCCAACCTGGCCGGTTTTGGCGCGCCCTTCATGTTGGGTGCCCTGAAAGACGCCAGCGGTAATTTCCAAAGCGGTTTGTGGATTATTGCGGCGCTGGAGCTGGCCGTCGGCATCTGGATTCTGTCTTTCCGCAAGCGCAAACAGGTAGCCTGA
- a CDS encoding aspartate/glutamate racemase family protein, translating to MSHTVLLINPNTSRPTTDMMVALAQACFQSLQRSDIQVRGLTAPEGPGMLTEMEELEQAAAMARHPQVLAQAQDADGVIVGAFGDPGLQALTERVTVPVIGIGQASMEQAARAGTPFGIATTTPGLEQSILDQVQRYGWSDQFSGLRLTPTAPLDLAQAPDRQDQELADSVVACIEQDGARAVIIGGGPLAQSAQALQSRLAVPVINPIIAACELMAERLPPDQP from the coding sequence ATGTCTCATACCGTACTGCTCATCAACCCCAATACTTCCCGTCCCACCACGGACATGATGGTGGCGCTTGCCCAGGCTTGTTTCCAGAGCCTGCAGCGTAGCGACATTCAGGTCCGGGGGCTGACCGCCCCCGAGGGACCGGGCATGTTGACCGAAATGGAGGAACTGGAGCAGGCCGCCGCCATGGCCAGACACCCGCAGGTGTTGGCCCAGGCGCAGGACGCTGATGGTGTCATCGTCGGCGCTTTTGGGGATCCCGGCCTGCAAGCCCTGACTGAACGCGTCACGGTTCCGGTCATCGGCATCGGGCAGGCCTCCATGGAGCAAGCCGCCCGCGCAGGTACGCCTTTTGGCATTGCCACCACCACCCCCGGTCTGGAGCAATCCATTCTGGATCAAGTACAGCGCTATGGCTGGAGCGACCAGTTCTCCGGCCTGCGCCTGACCCCTACCGCCCCGCTGGATCTGGCCCAGGCCCCTGATCGTCAGGATCAGGAACTGGCCGACAGCGTCGTGGCATGTATCGAACAGGACGGTGCCCGCGCCGTCATCATCGGCGGCGGCCCGCTGGCGCAAAGCGCCCAAGCGCTGCAAAGCAGGCTGGCTGTGCCGGTGATCAATCCCATCATTGCTGCCTGCGAGCTTATGGCCGAGCGCCTGCCCCCAGATCAGCCATAA
- a CDS encoding quaternary amine ABC transporter ATP-binding protein codes for MSKIEVRNIYKIFGSQPERWLEEARNGVRKDELLAKSGHTLGLRDISLSIEHGSIYVIMGLSGSGKSTLIRHFNRLIEPTAGQILVDDVDVMSLDCKALMQFRQQKISMVFQRFGLFPHRTVLENAAYGLQVQGMGRAAREEKATYWLEQVGLQGFENQYPHQLSGGMQQRVGLARALATDADILLMDEAFSALDPLIRREMQDQLLELQARLNKTIVFITHDLDEALRLGNRIAILKDGELIQEGSPEDILLSPASDYVQAFLQDVNRSKVLNAAHAVRDSSKTLTFTMRTRAVHALERLSERGVRYAPVLDGKRLAGVLMRSSAQEAVQQGARDISSFVDEMSSVPATMGLDEILGQLLRSSEPLAVTGENDEFLGLLSRSKVVDLVSPLIDAVEESPDAAAESAPDDTAKIVEASEGTKPAA; via the coding sequence ATGAGCAAGATTGAAGTTCGCAATATCTACAAGATCTTTGGCTCCCAACCCGAGCGTTGGCTGGAAGAGGCCCGTAACGGCGTCCGCAAGGACGAGCTGCTGGCCAAGAGCGGCCATACGCTGGGTCTGCGTGATATTAGCCTGTCCATTGAGCATGGCAGCATTTACGTCATCATGGGTTTGTCCGGTTCGGGCAAGTCCACCCTGATCCGCCACTTCAACCGTCTGATCGAACCGACGGCCGGGCAGATTCTGGTTGATGATGTGGACGTCATGAGCCTGGACTGCAAGGCCTTGATGCAGTTTCGTCAGCAAAAGATCAGCATGGTCTTTCAGCGCTTTGGTTTGTTCCCGCATCGCACCGTACTGGAAAATGCCGCGTATGGCTTGCAAGTGCAGGGCATGGGCCGCGCTGCCCGCGAGGAAAAAGCCACGTACTGGCTGGAGCAGGTGGGCCTGCAGGGCTTCGAGAATCAGTATCCTCACCAGCTGTCTGGCGGTATGCAGCAGCGTGTGGGTCTGGCGCGTGCCTTGGCCACCGATGCTGACATTCTCCTGATGGACGAAGCCTTCTCGGCGCTGGATCCCTTGATTCGACGCGAAATGCAGGACCAGTTGCTGGAACTGCAAGCCCGTCTGAACAAGACCATTGTGTTTATTACGCATGATCTGGACGAGGCCCTGCGTCTGGGTAACCGGATTGCCATCCTTAAAGATGGTGAGCTGATCCAGGAAGGTTCGCCCGAGGATATTCTGCTGTCGCCTGCCAGCGATTATGTGCAGGCTTTCTTGCAGGATGTGAACCGCAGCAAAGTGCTGAACGCTGCCCATGCGGTGCGCGATTCCAGCAAGACGCTGACTTTCACCATGCGTACCCGTGCTGTTCATGCGCTGGAGCGTTTGAGCGAGCGGGGCGTGCGTTATGCGCCTGTGCTCGATGGCAAGCGTCTGGCCGGTGTCTTGATGCGTTCCAGTGCTCAGGAAGCGGTGCAGCAAGGGGCACGGGATATTTCCAGCTTTGTGGATGAGATGAGTTCGGTTCCCGCCACCATGGGCCTGGATGAAATTTTGGGGCAATTGCTGCGTAGCAGCGAGCCTCTGGCCGTGACGGGCGAAAACGACGAGTTCCTGGGCCTGCTCTCGCGTAGCAAGGTCGTGGATCTGGTCAGCCCGCTTATTGATGCGGTTGAGGAATCGCCGGATGCGGCTGCAGAGTCGGCTCCGGATGATACCGCCAAGATCGTGGAAGCAAGTGAAGGTACCAAGCCTGCTGCCTGA